The following proteins are co-located in the Candidatus Methanogranum gryphiswaldense genome:
- a CDS encoding GTPase: MYVYILGGFLGSGKTTLLMKLASMYSKLGEKVAIVENESGEVGVDGATLRAEGYDAIELPDGCICCSLSGSLQSALKNIKKDIDPDIIIIEPTGLALPHKVVDLVRFSMIDPDEICIIGVVDIQRFDDLVKRKSEFFKRQMHGSEFILINKCDISTPEKIADATKWLNTEFPDKKVIPVSNKTNENLDKVYELMKK, translated from the coding sequence ATGTACGTATATATCCTGGGTGGCTTCCTCGGAAGCGGAAAGACCACCTTACTGATGAAGCTTGCTAGCATGTATAGCAAATTAGGAGAGAAAGTTGCAATCGTTGAGAACGAATCTGGAGAGGTCGGCGTAGACGGGGCAACTCTTAGAGCAGAAGGATATGATGCCATTGAGTTACCGGACGGATGCATCTGTTGCTCTTTATCCGGAAGTCTTCAAAGTGCATTGAAGAACATCAAAAAAGACATTGATCCCGACATTATAATAATAGAACCGACAGGACTTGCACTTCCCCACAAAGTTGTGGACCTTGTTCGTTTTTCTATGATCGACCCTGATGAGATCTGTATAATCGGTGTTGTAGATATTCAGAGATTTGATGATCTAGTAAAGAGAAAAAGCGAGTTCTTCAAAAGGCAAATGCACGGATCGGAATTCATCCTGATTAACAAGTGTGACATATCCACGCCAGAAAAGATCGCTGATGCTACCAAATGGCTTAATACAGAATTTCCTGACAAGAAGGTCATTCCTGTTTCAAACAAGACCAATGAGAATCTAGATAAAGTGTATGAGTTGATGAAGAAATGA
- a CDS encoding cobalamin-dependent protein (Presence of a B(12) (cobalamin)-binding domain implies dependence on cobalamin itself, in one of its several forms, or in some unusual lineages, dependence on a cobalamin-like analog.) has protein sequence MVSYKGVDYGKILKRYDIGAQNEATPESIAKKMLPSDPVYKKVAETVLYMKFKEVGPAVTEALKTKAPLAVINDGLVVGMEAVAKLYAEHIYYLPEIMMAAKTMEIGIAIAEKQIPGGRETKGVVVMHAAEGDPHDIGKNIAAVMLRSTGYTIIDMGKDVAVVDVVAEVKKAKPMMVTGTALMTTTMTAFPHAAAMLVKDGINIPFMAAGGAVNRDFAESFDLGIYSEKAPQTPPIADKVRAGYDWKKIRAEWENIVGGA, from the coding sequence ATGGTAAGTTATAAAGGAGTGGACTACGGAAAGATCCTCAAACGTTACGACATTGGGGCCCAGAACGAAGCAACCCCTGAGAGCATAGCGAAGAAAATGCTTCCTTCGGATCCAGTTTACAAGAAAGTTGCAGAAACTGTCTTGTACATGAAATTCAAGGAAGTCGGACCTGCTGTTACAGAGGCCCTTAAGACAAAAGCACCTCTCGCTGTTATCAACGACGGACTCGTCGTTGGAATGGAAGCTGTTGCAAAATTGTACGCAGAGCATATCTACTATCTGCCCGAGATCATGATGGCCGCAAAGACCATGGAGATCGGAATCGCAATTGCAGAGAAGCAGATTCCAGGTGGAAGAGAGACAAAAGGAGTCGTCGTTATGCACGCAGCAGAGGGAGACCCCCACGACATAGGAAAGAACATTGCAGCAGTCATGCTCAGGTCTACAGGATACACAATCATAGACATGGGTAAGGATGTTGCAGTTGTGGATGTTGTCGCAGAAGTCAAGAAAGCCAAGCCAATGATGGTCACTGGAACGGCACTCATGACAACAACAATGACAGCATTCCCCCACGCAGCAGCAATGCTCGTGAAAGATGGAATCAACATACCCTTCATGGCCGCCGGCGGTGCAGTCAACAGAGATTTCGCAGAGTCATTTGACCTCGGAATATACTCGGAGAAAGCACCCCAGACCCCACCGATCGCAGACAAAGTTAGAGCTGGATACGACTGGAAGAAGATTAGGGCTGAATGGGAAAACATTGT
- a CDS encoding methylamine methyltransferase corrinoid protein reductive activase: MSYGISLDMGTSGTRAHAVDLSDGKILSTSVTECHPLPGANIMDHLTFCINVGTDIAHEIVMDTVNKVIRTLDIDLKKVERVSICGNPIQLSLFQGIPIDDLAFAGENAHKARGIKKQERNARVIPAVDVGMDVPDRAELFVPPSIRHEIGADALAMMYKSGFLEQKKNCMVTDYGTNAEMALKVGDDIYTGSAAAGPAMEGQSIRCGMLAGPGAISDLEYDFAWRCKVLDDQILPQDGDVVDFGLNIIREEGPMHGKAKGITGTGVVAAVAVALEDHLLRKGKLNTDNARMTFQDGIYIDSKDVSEAAKAIGAIRAGHFTLLEHAGIKFDEMNIMYMCGASGTYVDAVKAREVGLVPPSSTTIYQYGNTSLAMATDILKNPELLDELQIIADGIRSNHVMFAQDKTFEQIYLQELAYWEEGMSMDMYNDNNALEGIQPLPKVKGKTTVHRMVTRDIPDLGARGLRIIHDIGTELVGQMEGCTGCKKCEKECPEDALTVGPDKTMHVKTKNCLGTACYRCQFICPEKVFKYDILRLVK; encoded by the coding sequence ATGAGCTACGGAATATCTTTGGATATGGGAACAAGCGGAACCAGGGCACATGCTGTCGACCTATCAGATGGAAAGATCCTTTCCACATCTGTCACAGAATGCCATCCATTACCAGGTGCCAATATTATGGACCACCTGACGTTCTGCATAAACGTCGGAACAGATATTGCCCATGAAATCGTCATGGACACGGTCAACAAGGTCATCAGAACCCTCGATATAGATCTTAAAAAGGTCGAAAGGGTCAGTATTTGCGGAAACCCGATCCAACTATCTCTTTTCCAGGGTATTCCCATTGACGATCTGGCATTTGCAGGTGAGAATGCTCACAAAGCCAGAGGAATAAAGAAACAAGAGAGAAATGCAAGAGTGATACCTGCAGTAGATGTGGGTATGGACGTGCCAGATCGCGCAGAACTATTCGTCCCACCGTCGATAAGACATGAGATAGGCGCTGATGCACTTGCAATGATGTACAAGAGCGGTTTCCTTGAGCAAAAGAAAAATTGCATGGTCACAGATTACGGAACCAATGCAGAAATGGCCTTGAAGGTCGGAGACGATATTTATACCGGATCTGCTGCGGCCGGACCGGCCATGGAAGGTCAGTCCATTAGATGTGGTATGCTCGCAGGTCCCGGTGCCATAAGCGATCTTGAATACGATTTCGCATGGAGATGCAAAGTGCTGGATGATCAGATCCTTCCTCAGGATGGAGATGTTGTTGATTTCGGTCTCAACATCATCAGAGAGGAAGGACCAATGCATGGTAAAGCAAAAGGAATTACCGGAACAGGTGTTGTTGCAGCCGTTGCAGTAGCTCTCGAAGACCACCTCTTGAGAAAAGGAAAGCTCAATACAGACAATGCAAGGATGACCTTCCAAGATGGCATATATATCGATTCAAAAGATGTATCTGAAGCTGCCAAAGCTATCGGTGCCATTAGAGCTGGGCATTTCACACTTCTTGAACATGCAGGCATCAAGTTCGATGAAATGAACATCATGTACATGTGCGGAGCATCCGGAACATATGTGGACGCAGTCAAGGCCAGGGAAGTCGGACTTGTTCCGCCTTCTTCGACGACTATCTATCAATATGGTAACACTTCTCTCGCAATGGCAACTGATATTCTTAAGAATCCTGAACTCTTGGATGAACTTCAGATCATCGCAGATGGGATAAGATCCAACCACGTTATGTTCGCACAGGATAAGACCTTCGAACAGATCTACCTGCAGGAACTTGCCTACTGGGAAGAGGGAATGTCCATGGACATGTATAACGACAACAATGCACTCGAAGGTATACAGCCACTTCCTAAGGTAAAAGGTAAGACAACTGTTCACCGCATGGTGACACGTGACATTCCTGACCTTGGAGCCAGAGGACTTCGCATAATACACGACATAGGTACTGAACTTGTAGGACAGATGGAAGGATGTACTGGATGCAAAAAGTGTGAGAAGGAATGCCCCGAAGACGCCCTTACAGTTGGTCCTGATAAGACCATGCATGTGAAGACCAAGAACTGTCTTGGTACAGCATGTTACAGGTGCCAGTTCATATGCCCTGAGAAGGTCTTCAAGTACGATATATTGAGACTTGTCAAATAA
- a CDS encoding hydrogenase nickel incorporation protein HypA: protein MTEENHEKVHDANCHCHECEEKGKKEKTSIEEAGGVVVGFTGHIHGYNADVEARLDKAMMHIGEFVQKESGSLLGHIKMAIYLEDGKGVTLSLTRLENGVDHHGVLEPCEKVDFNMMAAVLDVDKHELEHTMMHALDDTGIDYHVEAGHHHHDEECHDHDDGDKCSCHDHDHHHDDEECHCHDHHHHHDDEKCDCHDHDDGECHCKACEQHRKEEAESVNKPKKSFFSKFRRKTE, encoded by the coding sequence ATGACCGAAGAAAATCATGAGAAAGTGCATGACGCCAATTGCCACTGCCACGAATGCGAAGAAAAAGGAAAAAAAGAAAAGACCTCAATTGAGGAGGCAGGCGGTGTAGTTGTAGGGTTTACCGGTCATATTCATGGATATAATGCTGATGTCGAAGCTAGACTGGACAAGGCAATGATGCATATCGGAGAATTTGTCCAAAAGGAATCAGGGTCCCTATTAGGCCATATAAAAATGGCCATCTATCTAGAAGACGGTAAAGGAGTAACTCTAAGTCTTACAAGATTAGAAAATGGAGTGGACCACCACGGTGTATTAGAACCTTGCGAAAAAGTAGATTTCAATATGATGGCAGCAGTTCTTGATGTAGACAAGCATGAGTTAGAGCATACGATGATGCATGCACTCGATGACACTGGTATTGATTACCATGTCGAAGCTGGACATCATCACCACGACGAAGAATGCCATGACCATGATGATGGTGACAAATGTAGTTGTCATGACCATGATCATCACCACGACGACGAAGAATGCCATTGTCACGATCATCACCATCACCATGATGATGAGAAATGCGATTGTCACGACCATGATGATGGTGAGTGTCATTGCAAGGCTTGTGAGCAACACCGCAAAGAGGAAGCGGAGTCTGTTAATAAACCAAAAAAATCATTTTTTAGTAAGTTTAGGAGGAAAACCGAATGA